The following are from one region of the Actinopolyspora halophila DSM 43834 genome:
- a CDS encoding DUF4383 domain-containing protein: MRIDRYLPPHHWLSKIYRAGAAAFGGALIAFGILGFTNNLGFLSTSGTTILGLSTNGLLSLISVIVGAVLILAAALGGSLASTTTAVIGVLFLLSGLVNLAVLETGWNLLAFEVQNVVFSLVAGLLLLFVGLYGRISGGLPEDNPFVRYRHNEPPEGEVPEQRTVEQRRSAELEPLAEAEVALGEGHASPEQERMVRAEAARLARAERQRAHEHYAHLQQALRDRERDSGGGSDRTGDER, encoded by the coding sequence ATGCGCATCGACCGTTACCTACCGCCGCACCACTGGCTGAGCAAGATCTACCGGGCCGGAGCGGCCGCCTTCGGAGGGGCGCTGATCGCCTTCGGGATACTCGGCTTCACCAACAACCTCGGTTTCCTCTCCACCAGCGGAACCACGATCCTCGGGCTCTCCACCAACGGTCTTCTCTCGCTGATCTCCGTGATCGTGGGGGCGGTGCTGATCCTCGCCGCCGCGCTCGGAGGCTCGTTGGCCTCGACGACGACCGCCGTGATCGGCGTGCTGTTCCTGCTGTCCGGGCTGGTCAACCTGGCCGTGCTCGAAACGGGGTGGAACCTGCTCGCCTTCGAGGTGCAGAACGTCGTCTTCAGCCTCGTCGCCGGACTGCTACTGCTGTTCGTGGGCCTGTACGGGCGCATAAGCGGAGGACTGCCCGAGGACAATCCGTTCGTGCGCTATCGGCACAACGAACCCCCGGAGGGGGAGGTTCCCGAACAGCGCACGGTCGAGCAGCGGCGCTCCGCGGAGCTGGAACCGCTGGCCGAGGCCGAAGTGGCCCTGGGCGAGGGCCACGCCTCCCCGGAGCAGGAGAGAATGGTGCGAGCAGAGGCCGCGCGACTGGCCCGAGCCGAGCGACAACGTGCCCATGAGCACTACGCGCACCTCCAGCAGGCGCTCCGGGACCGGGAGCGGGACTCCGGAGGCGGAAGCGACCGGACCGGCGACGAGCGCTGA
- a CDS encoding DUF3046 domain-containing protein: MRYTALRQRMVEELGEVRADTLARDHVLAALGERTVDEALEDGWDPKRVWSVICEAFEVPKSRR; encoded by the coding sequence ATGCGCTACACAGCTCTGCGTCAGCGGATGGTCGAGGAACTCGGCGAGGTCAGAGCCGACACCCTGGCCCGCGATCACGTGCTGGCCGCCCTGGGCGAGCGCACGGTCGACGAGGCGCTGGAGGACGGCTGGGACCCCAAGCGGGTCTGGTCCGTGATCTGCGAGGCGTTCGAGGTGCCCAAGAGCAGGCGTTGA
- a CDS encoding ATP-dependent helicase, translating into MTDDPLTPFSRATRDWFGTAFGSPTEGQRAAWEAISAGEHTLVVAPTGSGKTLAAFLSALDGLIAAERPAEPRERCRVLYVSPMKALAVDVRRNLRSPLEGIGAAARRLGQLPPDIEVGVRTGDTPSAERRAFTRRPPDILVTTPESLFLLLTSAARESLRGVETVIVDEVHAVAGDKRGAHLAVSLDRLDELLERPAQRIGLSATVRPVEEVSGFLAGGRPTRVVRPPDPKRVDVSVEVPLEDMTAPEATAEDGSAPDGNRKAAIWPAVRERVLRLVREHRSTIVFTNSRRLAERLTAGLNELATERLSGAACDRDPAESGVGELSRGQRFPAEAVGGSGITAGSEVTVARAHHGSMSKHQRRLAEEELKSGALPCVVATSSLELGIDMGTVDLVVQVEAPPSVASGMQRVGRGGHHVGAPSTGVVFPKFRGDLVDCAVVAERMREGLIESLSVPRAPLDVLAQQVVAAVAMDPREVGELAALVRRSAPFAELSESALRSVLDMLSGRYPSEEFGELRPRIVWDRTTDELRARPGAQRLAVTSGGTIPDRGLFTVVAPDGESTGRSGGTRVGELDEEMVHESRVGDTFLLGTSAWRVADITHDRVVVEPAPGRPARMPFWKGDSPGRPLELGRAVGTFLRELSSAEEGDAAERARRAGLDEYARKNLLAYVAEQRAATGHVPDDRTIVIERFRDELGDWRVVVHSPFGAGVNAPWALIVEARLGEFSGVDAQVVSSDDGMVLRLTDAADESGEDVVPGAGELVADPGDVRRLVTESLSGSALFASRFRECAARALLLPRRDPRRRSPLWQQRRRAARLLEVAARYEGFPIVLETMRECMRDVYDVAGLVDLMSRIEQRRVRVVEVDTSSPSPFARTLLFGYAGMFLYEGDAPLAERRSAALTLDSALLAELLGSEALRELLVPEAVDEVESRLQRLDPRRRAGGVEDTADMLRFLGDLTEREAAERGADPAWLRELEQERRAFRACVAGETRWIAVEDAGKVRDALGVALPPWIPEDLARPVADPLAELILRHARCHGPFDASGFAERFGLGHAVAAEVLDRLATSGHLVRGELRPLEAGGGRGTEYCDPEVLRGLRRASLARLRSEISPVDPAALGRFLPAWQGVGSVGRGSVADVFAVVEQLAGVPLPSGALESLVLPARVPDYEAAMLDELTSNGEVVWVGAGSSSASEGWVVLAPVESAGLVLPERTAEHAETSVHEAVRAALRGGALFFRQLTARVGESFAERGESAPADTAVSSAVWELVWSGEVTNDTLAPLRTLMSGGARSARRSAPRGRRSGLRSGRPRAPGPAGPPSMSGRWSLAPSATEDLTRRATARTEVFLDRHGVLTRGSLEAERIVGGSSRVYTVLRGMEEAGSCRRGYLVEGLGAAQFAVPGAVDQLREFERAAPEAAHDSGGGSRQVGVVLAAADPAQPYGAALRWPDPVGETRHRPGRRAGAVVVLVSGEPVFYVERGGRSLLSFTEDEGVLRAAAERLADSVRAGGTGQLSFRTADGAGAVGTRLAGILTEFGFRPTPQGLRLRG; encoded by the coding sequence GTGACCGACGACCCGCTGACACCGTTCTCCCGCGCCACCCGCGACTGGTTCGGCACGGCCTTCGGGAGTCCGACCGAGGGGCAGCGCGCGGCTTGGGAAGCGATCTCCGCAGGCGAGCACACCCTCGTCGTGGCCCCGACCGGTTCGGGCAAGACACTGGCCGCCTTCCTGTCCGCGTTGGACGGTTTGATCGCGGCGGAGCGCCCCGCCGAACCACGCGAGCGCTGCAGGGTGCTCTACGTGTCCCCGATGAAGGCCCTGGCCGTGGACGTGCGGCGCAATCTCCGCTCGCCGCTGGAGGGCATCGGGGCGGCCGCGCGGCGGCTGGGGCAGCTCCCACCGGACATCGAGGTCGGTGTGCGCACCGGCGACACCCCGTCCGCTGAGCGCAGGGCGTTCACCAGGCGACCCCCCGACATCCTGGTCACCACTCCCGAGTCGCTGTTCCTGCTGCTGACCTCGGCGGCACGTGAGTCGTTGCGCGGCGTGGAGACGGTGATCGTGGACGAGGTGCACGCGGTCGCCGGGGACAAGCGCGGTGCTCATCTGGCCGTTTCCCTGGATCGGCTGGACGAGCTGCTCGAGCGGCCCGCGCAGCGGATCGGTCTCTCGGCGACGGTGCGTCCGGTCGAGGAGGTGAGCGGTTTCCTCGCGGGCGGGCGCCCCACCAGGGTGGTCCGTCCCCCCGACCCGAAGCGGGTCGACGTTTCGGTGGAGGTCCCGCTGGAGGACATGACCGCGCCCGAGGCCACGGCGGAGGACGGATCGGCACCGGACGGGAACCGGAAGGCGGCGATCTGGCCCGCCGTGCGGGAACGCGTGCTCCGCTTGGTTCGCGAGCACCGCTCGACGATCGTGTTCACCAACTCGCGCAGGCTCGCGGAGCGGTTGACGGCCGGGCTCAACGAGCTCGCCACCGAGCGGCTCTCCGGGGCCGCCTGCGACCGCGATCCCGCGGAGTCCGGGGTCGGTGAACTGTCCCGGGGGCAGCGGTTCCCCGCCGAGGCCGTGGGCGGTTCGGGGATCACGGCGGGTTCCGAGGTCACCGTCGCCCGTGCCCACCACGGTTCGATGTCCAAGCACCAGCGTCGGCTGGCCGAGGAGGAGCTCAAGTCCGGTGCGCTCCCCTGCGTGGTGGCGACGTCCTCGCTGGAGCTCGGCATCGACATGGGAACCGTGGATCTCGTCGTGCAGGTCGAGGCCCCTCCCAGCGTGGCTTCGGGAATGCAGCGCGTCGGGCGCGGCGGGCATCACGTCGGTGCGCCGTCCACCGGGGTGGTCTTCCCGAAGTTCCGCGGCGACCTGGTCGACTGCGCGGTGGTCGCGGAGCGCATGCGCGAAGGGTTGATCGAGTCGCTGTCCGTTCCGCGCGCACCCCTGGACGTGCTGGCGCAGCAGGTGGTGGCCGCCGTGGCGATGGATCCGCGGGAGGTCGGGGAGCTGGCCGCGCTGGTGCGGCGGTCGGCTCCGTTCGCGGAGCTGTCGGAATCCGCGCTGCGTTCGGTTCTGGACATGCTCTCCGGGCGTTACCCCAGCGAGGAGTTCGGAGAGCTGCGTCCGCGGATCGTGTGGGACAGGACGACCGACGAGCTGCGGGCGCGTCCCGGTGCGCAGCGCTTGGCCGTCACCTCCGGCGGGACGATCCCGGACAGGGGGTTGTTCACCGTGGTCGCTCCCGACGGGGAGTCCACCGGGCGCTCCGGGGGCACCCGCGTGGGGGAGCTGGACGAGGAGATGGTGCACGAGTCCCGGGTGGGGGACACTTTTCTGCTCGGGACCTCCGCTTGGCGGGTGGCCGACATAACCCACGACAGGGTGGTCGTGGAGCCGGCTCCCGGGCGACCGGCCAGAATGCCGTTCTGGAAGGGGGACTCTCCCGGCAGACCGCTGGAGCTCGGCCGGGCGGTGGGCACGTTCCTGCGCGAGCTCTCCTCCGCGGAGGAGGGGGACGCGGCGGAGCGGGCACGGCGGGCCGGGCTGGACGAGTACGCGCGCAAGAACCTGCTGGCCTATGTCGCGGAGCAACGCGCGGCGACCGGTCACGTTCCGGACGATCGCACGATCGTGATCGAGCGGTTCCGGGACGAGCTCGGGGACTGGCGGGTGGTGGTGCACTCTCCGTTCGGTGCCGGGGTGAACGCTCCGTGGGCGCTGATCGTCGAGGCCCGCCTCGGCGAGTTCAGCGGGGTGGACGCGCAGGTGGTCTCGTCCGACGACGGGATGGTGCTGCGGTTGACCGATGCGGCGGACGAGTCCGGCGAGGACGTGGTGCCCGGTGCCGGGGAGCTGGTCGCGGACCCGGGCGACGTTCGGAGGCTGGTCACCGAGTCGTTGAGCGGTTCGGCGCTGTTCGCCTCCCGCTTCCGGGAGTGCGCGGCGCGGGCGTTGTTGCTCCCGCGTCGTGATCCGCGTCGCCGCTCCCCCCTGTGGCAGCAGCGGCGGCGTGCCGCCAGGCTGCTGGAGGTCGCCGCGCGCTACGAGGGGTTCCCGATAGTTCTGGAGACGATGCGGGAGTGCATGCGCGACGTCTACGACGTCGCCGGGCTGGTCGATCTGATGTCCCGGATCGAACAGCGTCGGGTGCGGGTGGTGGAGGTGGACACCTCCTCGCCCTCGCCGTTCGCGCGGACGTTGCTGTTCGGCTACGCGGGAATGTTCCTGTACGAGGGGGACGCTCCGCTCGCCGAGCGCCGCTCGGCCGCGTTGACGTTGGATTCCGCTCTCCTGGCCGAACTGCTCGGTTCGGAGGCCCTGCGCGAGCTGCTCGTTCCGGAGGCCGTGGACGAGGTGGAGTCGCGGCTGCAGCGGCTGGATCCGCGCCGTCGCGCCGGGGGTGTGGAGGACACGGCGGACATGCTGCGCTTTCTGGGGGATCTCACGGAGCGCGAGGCGGCGGAGCGGGGGGCCGACCCCGCGTGGCTGCGGGAGTTGGAGCAGGAGCGCAGAGCGTTCCGGGCGTGCGTGGCGGGTGAGACCAGGTGGATCGCCGTGGAGGACGCGGGGAAGGTGCGGGACGCGCTGGGGGTCGCGCTGCCACCGTGGATTCCCGAGGACCTCGCGCGGCCGGTAGCGGACCCGCTGGCCGAGCTGATCCTGCGTCACGCCCGCTGTCACGGTCCTTTCGACGCCTCGGGTTTCGCCGAGCGGTTCGGGCTCGGGCACGCGGTCGCGGCCGAGGTGCTCGACCGGCTGGCGACTTCGGGGCACCTGGTGCGCGGTGAGCTGCGCCCGTTGGAGGCAGGGGGTGGGCGGGGCACCGAGTACTGCGATCCCGAGGTGCTCCGTGGTCTTCGGCGGGCCTCGTTGGCGCGGCTGCGTTCCGAGATCTCCCCGGTCGATCCCGCCGCGCTCGGGCGTTTCCTGCCCGCCTGGCAGGGGGTCGGCTCCGTCGGCCGCGGCTCGGTGGCCGACGTGTTCGCCGTGGTGGAGCAGCTCGCCGGGGTTCCGCTGCCTTCAGGGGCCCTGGAATCGCTGGTCCTTCCCGCGCGGGTCCCCGACTACGAGGCCGCCATGTTGGACGAGCTCACCTCGAACGGGGAGGTCGTCTGGGTCGGTGCCGGTTCGTCGAGCGCCTCCGAGGGGTGGGTGGTGCTGGCACCGGTCGAGTCGGCCGGGTTGGTGCTGCCGGAGCGCACCGCCGAGCACGCGGAGACGTCCGTGCACGAGGCGGTGCGTGCCGCGTTGCGTGGTGGGGCGCTCTTCTTCCGCCAGTTGACGGCCCGGGTGGGTGAGTCGTTCGCGGAGCGGGGTGAGTCAGCGCCCGCCGACACCGCCGTGAGCTCGGCCGTGTGGGAGCTGGTGTGGTCCGGTGAGGTCACCAACGACACGCTGGCTCCGCTGCGCACCCTGATGTCCGGGGGCGCGCGGTCCGCCCGCCGCAGCGCTCCGCGGGGGCGGCGCTCCGGGCTGCGCTCGGGACGTCCCCGCGCTCCAGGGCCGGCGGGGCCGCCGAGCATGTCCGGCCGCTGGTCGTTGGCCCCGTCAGCCACCGAGGACCTCACCCGGCGCGCCACCGCACGGACCGAGGTGTTCCTGGACAGACACGGGGTGTTGACCAGGGGTTCCTTGGAGGCCGAGCGGATCGTCGGTGGATCGTCCCGGGTGTACACGGTGTTGCGCGGCATGGAGGAGGCCGGAAGTTGCCGGAGGGGCTACCTCGTGGAGGGGCTCGGTGCCGCGCAGTTCGCCGTTCCGGGTGCGGTGGATCAGTTGCGCGAGTTCGAACGCGCGGCTCCGGAAGCGGCGCACGACTCCGGGGGCGGTTCCCGGCAGGTGGGGGTTGTGCTCGCCGCCGCCGATCCGGCCCAGCCGTACGGGGCGGCGTTGCGCTGGCCGGATCCGGTGGGTGAAACGCGGCATCGCCCGGGGCGCAGGGCCGGGGCAGTGGTGGTGCTCGTCTCCGGGGAGCCCGTGTTCTACGTGGAGCGCGGTGGCAGGTCGCTGCTGTCGTTCACCGAGGACGAGGGGGTGCTGCGCGCGGCGGCGGAACGGTTGGCCGACTCGGTGCGTGCGGGTGGGACCGGGCAGTTGTCCTTCCGCACGGCGGACGGGGCCGGTGCCGTGGGGACACGGCTGGCCGGGATCCTGACCGAGTTCGGTTTCCGCCCCACTCCTCAGGGTTTGCGGTTGCGCGGATGA
- a CDS encoding GNAT family N-acetyltransferase has product MTAAPSPRCERVVELSTEELRARLPEAVRVYVTAMGYPSWATQQRIPVWSAHMSRAGWRCVAAFNERDELSGVGYGYSGDAGQWWHEQVRRGMQERLPPERIEEWLEDYFELTELHVHPEAQGHGLGESILRTLLAAAPGANVLLSTPEGPTRAWQLYRRVGFTDVLRDYRFAGDPRPFAVLGRPLPLEK; this is encoded by the coding sequence GTGACCGCTGCACCGTCTCCACGTTGCGAACGAGTGGTGGAACTTTCCACCGAAGAACTACGTGCCAGACTGCCCGAAGCCGTACGGGTTTACGTGACGGCGATGGGTTACCCCTCGTGGGCCACCCAACAGCGAATCCCGGTCTGGTCGGCGCACATGTCGCGTGCGGGGTGGCGCTGTGTCGCGGCCTTCAACGAGCGTGACGAATTGAGCGGTGTCGGCTACGGCTATTCGGGGGACGCGGGCCAGTGGTGGCACGAGCAGGTCCGCCGCGGGATGCAGGAGCGCCTGCCTCCGGAACGGATCGAGGAGTGGCTCGAGGACTACTTCGAGTTGACCGAGCTCCACGTGCACCCGGAGGCCCAGGGACACGGTCTGGGTGAGAGCATCCTGCGCACGCTGCTCGCCGCCGCCCCCGGGGCGAACGTGCTGCTGTCCACCCCCGAGGGACCGACCAGGGCGTGGCAGTTGTACCGCCGGGTCGGTTTCACCGATGTGCTCCGCGACTACCGGTTCGCGGGGGATCCACGTCCGTTCGCGGTGCTCGGCAGGCCGCTTCCCCTGGAGAAGTGA
- a CDS encoding DUF885 domain-containing protein, whose amino-acid sequence MSSEARGVHEISNRYVEELAALDPITATSLGIPVRQQELTDYSPDGHRARGELARGALADMSAAEPADDAETVAKAVFTERVGLDVELHDAGADMSSLNVIASPVQELRQVFDLMPGETSEQWHDIAKRMSAMPGAVKGLTAGLSEAAANGEVAAARQVKRVAEQCDTWSGRRDGGSFFADMVARAQPSDPALRSELDTAAAQASEAYSELADFLRTELLPQAPAEDAVGEQRYRLWSRYFTGADLDLREAYEWGWNEFAAIEAEMKRVAGRIKPSATLAEAAAALDADPRYRVHGQRGLAEWMQRLSDQALRELRETQFDIPDRLMNLECKIAPPGGGTGAYYTPPTDDFSRPGRMWRSVPPDKEEYSTWREVSTVYHEGAPGHHLQIATAVHQAQRLNKFQRLACIVSAHAEGWALYAERLMRELGYLSDDGDLLGMLNEQLFRAARVIVDIGMHLRLPIPTGTGFHEGEIWTPELGLEFMLTRTITDTANVRDEIDRYLGWPGQAPSYKLGERLWLSAREDARARHGAEFDLKRFHREALEMGSMGLDTLREQLARL is encoded by the coding sequence ATGTCTTCCGAGGCCCGAGGTGTGCACGAGATCAGCAATCGATATGTGGAGGAACTCGCGGCGCTCGACCCGATAACCGCGACCTCCCTGGGGATTCCCGTCCGACAGCAGGAGCTGACGGACTACTCCCCGGACGGTCATCGGGCGCGTGGAGAACTCGCCCGCGGCGCCCTGGCCGACATGTCGGCGGCCGAACCGGCCGACGACGCGGAGACGGTGGCCAAAGCCGTGTTCACCGAACGTGTGGGTCTCGACGTCGAGCTGCACGACGCGGGTGCCGACATGTCCTCCCTGAACGTCATCGCCAGCCCGGTGCAGGAACTGCGCCAGGTCTTCGACCTGATGCCGGGCGAGACCTCCGAGCAGTGGCACGACATCGCCAAACGCATGTCGGCGATGCCGGGGGCGGTGAAAGGGCTGACCGCAGGCCTGAGCGAGGCCGCGGCGAACGGGGAGGTGGCCGCGGCCAGGCAGGTCAAGCGCGTTGCCGAGCAGTGCGACACCTGGTCCGGCAGGAGGGACGGCGGTTCCTTCTTCGCCGACATGGTGGCCCGTGCGCAGCCCTCGGATCCCGCGCTGCGGAGCGAGTTGGACACGGCCGCGGCCCAGGCCTCCGAAGCCTACTCGGAGCTGGCCGATTTCCTGCGCACCGAACTGCTGCCGCAGGCTCCGGCGGAGGACGCCGTCGGTGAGCAGCGCTACCGTCTCTGGTCCAGGTACTTCACCGGTGCCGATCTCGACCTGCGGGAGGCCTACGAGTGGGGGTGGAACGAGTTCGCCGCGATCGAGGCCGAGATGAAGCGCGTGGCGGGCCGGATCAAACCCTCCGCAACCCTCGCCGAAGCGGCGGCGGCCCTGGACGCCGATCCGAGGTACCGGGTCCACGGTCAGCGCGGACTGGCGGAGTGGATGCAGCGCCTTTCCGACCAGGCGCTGCGGGAACTGCGGGAGACGCAGTTCGACATCCCCGACAGGCTGATGAACCTCGAGTGCAAGATCGCACCCCCGGGCGGGGGGACAGGGGCCTACTACACCCCCCCGACCGACGACTTCAGCAGGCCGGGACGCATGTGGCGGTCCGTGCCCCCGGACAAGGAGGAGTACTCCACCTGGCGGGAGGTCTCCACCGTCTACCACGAGGGAGCCCCCGGGCACCACCTCCAGATCGCCACGGCGGTGCACCAGGCGCAGCGGCTGAACAAGTTCCAACGCCTCGCCTGCATCGTCTCCGCGCACGCGGAGGGCTGGGCGTTGTACGCCGAGCGGCTGATGCGGGAGCTCGGATACCTCTCCGACGACGGCGACCTGCTGGGTATGCTGAACGAGCAGCTGTTCCGCGCGGCCAGGGTGATCGTCGACATCGGCATGCACCTGCGGTTGCCGATCCCGACGGGAACCGGTTTTCACGAGGGCGAGATCTGGACCCCGGAACTCGGCCTGGAGTTCATGCTCACCCGCACCATCACCGACACCGCCAACGTTCGGGACGAGATCGACCGCTACCTGGGATGGCCCGGCCAGGCGCCCTCCTACAAACTCGGCGAACGACTCTGGTTGTCGGCACGTGAGGACGCCCGCGCGCGCCACGGAGCCGAGTTCGACCTGAAACGGTTCCACCGCGAGGCCCTCGAGATGGGGTCGATGGGGCTGGACACGCTGCGCGAACAGCTCGCCCGGCTCTGA
- a CDS encoding DUF3153 domain-containing protein gives MILLVGVLVSGCLNATVSLSIDDQDKVSGEVMIAAPPAANQRDLRMRVPRDLSDRVSVSPYEEGERQGSKLEFDSLDFEELERLARELSSSDSRYSLSLSRSGTLVRMNGSVDLTPLAETNSDVLVEVSTPGEVTTTNGETDAGMVSWHPTPGEVTEMSATFQFSSNRSAGLFGWSTIVGLVTFGTAFLVAVLALLARQRYRKEADRG, from the coding sequence ATGATCTTGCTCGTGGGCGTTCTGGTTTCCGGGTGTCTGAACGCGACCGTGTCGCTGAGCATCGACGATCAGGACAAGGTCTCCGGAGAGGTCATGATCGCGGCTCCTCCGGCCGCGAACCAGCGCGACCTTCGGATGCGGGTACCGCGCGACCTGTCCGACCGGGTGAGTGTCAGCCCCTACGAGGAGGGCGAGCGACAGGGCTCCAAGCTCGAGTTCGACTCACTCGACTTCGAGGAGCTGGAGAGACTCGCCAGGGAGCTGAGCAGTTCCGACTCCAGGTACTCGCTCTCGCTGTCCCGCTCCGGCACCCTGGTCAGGATGAACGGGTCGGTGGATCTGACCCCGCTCGCCGAGACGAACTCCGACGTGCTGGTCGAGGTCAGCACCCCGGGCGAGGTGACCACCACCAACGGGGAGACCGACGCGGGGATGGTCAGCTGGCATCCCACCCCCGGGGAGGTCACCGAGATGTCGGCGACCTTCCAGTTCAGCAGCAACCGCAGCGCGGGGCTTTTCGGCTGGTCGACGATCGTCGGTCTGGTGACCTTCGGCACGGCGTTCCTCGTCGCAGTGCTGGCGCTGCTCGCGCGCCAGCGCTACCGGAAAGAGGCGGATCGGGGATGA
- a CDS encoding polyprenyl synthetase family protein, with protein MPLEDLVTGQGTAEVAVDDDIPEQVRQTLADYLRIRVRECGDLDPAVAGAAEELVDFVLRGGKRIRPTFAWWGWRAAGGSAAGPEATAMLRAASSLELIQAGALMHDDLIDDSAIRRGSPTVHVRFSESHREHGYAGDPRDFGRAAAVLLGDLALSWADDMLRSAGLESAAQARALGPWQAMRTEVLAGQYLDMLGQARADETPEAALRIDELKAASYTVQRPLEFGAETAGADRTTLGVLRRFGADIGVAFQLRDDLLGVFGDPEVTGKPAGDDLREGKRTLLVAEGMLRAKRHSDEAAVELLETSLGEAELTREGVQRVRDALDGLGAVEAVEKRIGTLTDSALSALHEAELPEPAARALERLTVTVTDRDA; from the coding sequence ATGCCCCTCGAGGATCTGGTGACCGGACAGGGTACGGCGGAGGTTGCCGTGGACGACGACATTCCGGAGCAGGTGCGCCAGACCCTGGCGGATTACCTGCGCATCCGGGTCCGGGAGTGCGGCGATCTGGACCCCGCCGTCGCCGGGGCGGCCGAGGAGCTGGTCGACTTCGTGCTGCGCGGAGGAAAGCGAATCCGCCCCACTTTCGCCTGGTGGGGATGGCGGGCCGCGGGCGGTTCGGCGGCGGGGCCCGAGGCGACCGCCATGCTGCGCGCGGCCAGCTCGCTGGAGCTGATCCAGGCGGGTGCGCTGATGCACGACGATCTGATCGACGACTCCGCCATCAGGCGCGGCAGTCCGACGGTGCACGTTCGGTTCTCCGAGTCCCACCGCGAGCACGGTTACGCGGGAGATCCGCGGGACTTCGGACGCGCCGCGGCGGTCCTGCTCGGTGATCTGGCGTTGAGCTGGGCCGACGACATGCTGCGTTCCGCCGGGCTCGAGTCCGCCGCGCAGGCCCGTGCACTGGGACCGTGGCAGGCGATGCGCACCGAGGTGCTCGCCGGGCAGTACCTGGACATGCTCGGACAGGCCCGCGCCGACGAGACGCCGGAGGCCGCGCTGCGTATCGACGAGCTCAAGGCGGCCTCCTACACGGTGCAGCGCCCCCTCGAGTTCGGGGCGGAGACAGCCGGGGCCGACCGGACGACACTGGGAGTGCTGCGCCGCTTCGGAGCCGACATCGGGGTCGCCTTCCAACTGCGGGACGACCTGCTCGGGGTGTTCGGCGACCCGGAGGTCACCGGCAAACCGGCCGGGGACGACCTCCGGGAGGGCAAGCGGACGTTGCTGGTGGCCGAGGGAATGCTGCGCGCGAAGCGGCACTCGGACGAGGCGGCCGTGGAACTGCTGGAAACCTCGCTGGGCGAGGCGGAACTGACCCGTGAAGGTGTGCAGCGGGTGCGCGACGCCCTGGACGGGCTCGGGGCCGTGGAGGCGGTCGAGAAGCGCATCGGCACGCTCACCGACTCCGCCCTGTCCGCGCTGCACGAGGCGGAGCTGCCCGAACCCGCGGCTCGGGCGCTGGAGCGACTCACCGTCACAGTCACCGACCGCGACGCTTGA
- a CDS encoding Rv2175c family DNA-binding protein, translated as MSSVPCAPDVLASDVEVVSIANVAERLGHPPTRVHQMIRDGQLLAMRREREFVVPEAFLTETSIVKGLGGTITLLRDNGYTEEEILEWLFTSDDTLPGTPIDALRGDRGREVKRRAQAMAL; from the coding sequence GTGAGTTCGGTTCCTTGCGCTCCTGATGTACTCGCTTCCGACGTGGAGGTCGTATCCATAGCCAACGTCGCGGAACGCCTCGGGCATCCGCCGACGAGGGTGCACCAAATGATTCGTGACGGGCAGTTGCTGGCGATGCGTCGCGAGCGGGAGTTCGTCGTACCCGAGGCTTTTCTGACCGAAACGAGCATCGTCAAAGGGCTCGGTGGCACGATCACCCTGCTGCGGGACAACGGTTACACCGAGGAGGAGATCCTCGAGTGGTTGTTCACCTCCGACGACACCCTCCCCGGGACACCGATAGACGCTTTGCGCGGTGACCGGGGACGTGAGGTCAAGCGCCGGGCGCAGGCGATGGCGCTCTGA